A single genomic interval of Deltaproteobacteria bacterium harbors:
- a CDS encoding undecaprenyl-diphosphate phosphatase, producing the protein MDIGEKSLSHLQAIFLGILQGLTEFLPVSSSGHLVLAQYFLELREVEIIFDLVLHLGTLIATIGFFGSSFRNMAREGYVAFGDKKNGLSWADILRQRPDAKLLWLVIIGSIPTALIGLLFRHQLEATFANVKMVGWHLLATAILLLATLIVRRRQGRNIDNMRLLDALIIGIAQGVAIIPGISRSGMTIAVGLLLGLDRELAARYSFVLSVPAIAGAFALQAIKHSIPIASLSTLFLGFIAALLCGLAALAFLMPVVRRGRIYLFSFYLLPLAFGALWLVK; encoded by the coding sequence GTGGATATTGGAGAAAAGTCGCTGAGTCATCTGCAAGCAATCTTTCTCGGAATTCTTCAAGGGTTAACGGAGTTTCTGCCTGTATCAAGTTCTGGGCACTTAGTACTTGCACAGTATTTTTTAGAGTTACGTGAGGTAGAAATTATATTTGACTTAGTTCTGCATCTGGGCACGCTTATCGCTACAATAGGTTTCTTTGGTTCATCATTTCGTAATATGGCAAGAGAGGGCTATGTTGCCTTTGGTGATAAAAAAAACGGGCTTTCTTGGGCAGACATTTTACGTCAGCGACCAGACGCTAAGTTGTTATGGTTAGTGATTATAGGTTCTATACCGACAGCATTAATTGGTCTTTTGTTTCGGCATCAGCTTGAAGCCACCTTCGCAAATGTAAAAATGGTAGGTTGGCATTTATTGGCCACAGCGATTTTATTGCTTGCGACTTTAATTGTACGTCGTCGTCAAGGGCGCAATATCGACAATATGCGCTTATTAGATGCATTGATTATTGGTATAGCTCAAGGTGTAGCGATTATACCTGGAATTAGTCGCAGTGGTATGACCATTGCAGTGGGTTTATTATTAGGTCTTGATCGTGAACTTGCTGCTCGTTACTCATTTGTCTTGTCCGTACCAGCAATCGCAGGTGCTTTTGCCTTGCAGGCAATAAAACATTCCATACCCATAGCTTCTCTAAGTACGCTTTTTTTAGGTTTCATTGCAGCATTACTTTGTGGTTTGGCAGCACTTGCTTTTTTAATGCCAGTAGTACGTCGTGGCCGTATATATCTTTTTTCCTTTTATTTATTACCGTTAGCATTTGGGGCATTATGGCTGGTTAAATGA
- a CDS encoding CoA pyrophosphatase, whose amino-acid sequence MKGSHIRSTLAAYKPLKYAINNNCRAAVLVPLKYSEKNKEKYEVILTRRAAELADHGGQVSFPGGRIESTDSSPEHAALRETQEELGIVPQDIEIIGRLDDMITITGFHIVPILGILPNKISYFPDFHEVARVFSVPLYWLMQPQNWKQHTIQYKSQTVHFYSAEWNGENIWGATAQIIQNLIKVLKYWGI is encoded by the coding sequence ATGAAGGGTTCGCATATCCGCTCAACACTTGCTGCGTACAAGCCATTAAAATATGCGATAAATAATAATTGTCGAGCCGCAGTATTGGTACCACTAAAATATTCTGAAAAAAATAAAGAAAAATATGAAGTAATATTAACCCGACGAGCCGCAGAATTAGCAGATCATGGTGGTCAGGTTTCATTTCCGGGCGGTCGTATTGAATCAACTGACAGCAGTCCAGAACATGCCGCTTTACGCGAAACACAAGAAGAATTAGGAATTGTTCCGCAAGATATTGAAATAATAGGTCGTTTAGATGACATGATTACCATTACGGGTTTTCATATTGTGCCAATACTCGGTATTTTGCCTAATAAAATTAGCTATTTTCCAGATTTTCACGAAGTTGCACGAGTTTTTAGTGTGCCTCTTTATTGGCTAATGCAACCGCAAAACTGGAAGCAACATACTATACAATACAAATCACAGACGGTGCATTTTTATAGCGCCGAATGGAATGGGGAGAATATTTGGGGAGCAACTGCACAAATAATCCAAAATTTAATTAAAGTGCTTAAATATTGGGGTATTTAA